The Procambarus clarkii isolate CNS0578487 chromosome 56, FALCON_Pclarkii_2.0, whole genome shotgun sequence genome includes a region encoding these proteins:
- the LOC138353195 gene encoding uncharacterized protein: MGFWEVFYFPKIPKTPQDSPRLPKIPKTPQDSPRSPRLPKIPKTPQDFPRSSRLPQDPRLPKILKTPKILKIPQDSPRSEGSPRSPRLPKILKTSPRSSRLPKIPKTPQDPQE, from the coding sequence atggggttctgggaggtcttctacttCCCCAAGATCCCCAAGACTCCCCAAGACTCCCCAAGACTCCCCAAGATCCCCAAGACTCCCCAAGACTCCCCAAGATCCCCAAGACTCCCCAAGATCCCCAAGACTCCCCAAGACTTCCCAAGATCCTCAAGACTTCCCCAAGATCCAAGACTTCCCAAGATCCTCAAGACTCCCAAGATCCTCAAGATTCCCCAAGACTCCCCAAGATCCGAAGGCTCCCCAAGATCCCCAAGACTTCCCAAGATCCTCAAGACTTCCCCAAGATCCTCAAGGCTCCCCAAGATCCCCAAGACTCCCCAAGACCCCCAAGAATAG
- the LOC138353196 gene encoding IgA FC receptor-like — protein sequence MGFWEVFYFPKIPKTPQDSPRLPKIPKTPQDSPRSPRLPKIPKTPQDFPRSSRLPQDPQDFPRSSRLPKILKIPQDSPRSEGSPRSPRLPKILKTSPRSSRLPKIPKTPQDPQE from the coding sequence atggggttctgggaggtcttctacttCCCCAAGATCCCCAAGACTCCCCAAGACTCCCCAAGACTCCCCAAGATCCCCAAGACTCCCCAAGACTCCCCAAGATCCCCAAGACTCCCCAAGATCCCCAAGACTCCCCAAGACTTCCCAAGATCCTCAAGACTTCCCCAAGATCCTCAAGACTTCCCAAGATCCTCAAGACTCCCCAAGATCCTCAAGATTCCCCAAGACTCCCCAAGATCCGAAGGCTCCCCAAGATCCCCAAGACTTCCCAAGATCCTCAAGACTTCCCCAAGATCCTCAAGGCTCCCCAAGATCCCCAAGACTCCCCAAGACCCCCAAGAATAG